One region of Oryza sativa Japonica Group chromosome 10, ASM3414082v1 genomic DNA includes:
- the LOC4348252 gene encoding WAT1-related protein At1g44800 isoform X1 yields MMTSSSLKEWLPAIFMVMLQIFTAGSLMLVKVVVDSGLFVCTLLTYRYLLGAVLVVPFAVSFEKGKLKELKLKAFIWIFTSALVGFTVPGLYYIGLGDTSPGYAINFYNIVPIAAFILAVLFRKEPLNMRSIVGIIKVVGALVCVGGTIIISLYKGKVLHLWPTNIIGYHPSKAATAFGHHHIRGTILLAISCLSLAVWYTVQAQMLKVFPYKYWSTVATCFVGCIQMAIIGVAMNREKATWKLKWNMSLLTIIYSAILNTAAKFVMISWVVTQRGPTYPSMFCAVSVLFTTILDSLLLGHDLSVGSILGMLLILAGLYLFLWGKRKEVVPETTEKPKEEVQFQTGDRTSELPSNV; encoded by the exons ATGATGACATCCTCAAGCTTGAAGGAATGGCTGCCGGCTATCTTCATGGTGATGCTCCAGATCTTCACCGCCGGGAGTCTGATGCTCGTCAAGGTGGTGGTGGATAGCGGGTTGTTTGTATGCACCTTACTGACCTACCGCTACTTGCTTGGCGCCGTCTTGGTCGTCCCCTTTGCAGTGTCATTCGAGAA AGGGAAGCTGAAGGAGCTTAAGTTAAAGGCATTCATATGGATTTTTACAAGCGCATTAGTAGG ATTCACTGTTCCTGGTCTTTACTACATAGGCCTGGGAGATACATCACCAGGATATGCAATTAACTTCTACAACATCGTCCCAATCGCAGCGTTTATCCTGGCTGTTCTTttcag AAAGGAACCACTGAACATGAGAAGCATAGTGGGAATCATCAAGGTGGTTGGGGCCTTAGTTTGTGTTGGAGGCACAATAATAATCAGCCTTTACAAAGGGAAAGTGCTTCATCTGTGGCCTACCAACATTATTGGCTACCACCCAAGCAAGGCAGCAACTGCATTTGGGCACCACCACATCCGTGGAACCATCTTGCTCGCCATAAGCTGTTTAAGCCTTGCAGTCTGGTACACTGTGCAG GCTCAGATGCTGAAAGTATTCCCATACAAGTATTGGTCCACAGTTGCTACATGCTTCGTTGGGTGTATCCAGATGGCCATTATAGGGGTCGCGATGAACAGAGAAAAGGCGACATGGAAACTGAAATGGAACATGAGCTTGCTCACCATCATCTACTCT GCGATACTGAACACAGCTGCCAAGTTCGTGATGATTTCATGGGTTGTCACGCAGCGAGGACCAACCTACCCATCGATGTTTTGTGCTGTTTCAGTGTTGTTCACGACGATTCTTGACTCGTTGCTTCTAGGCCATGACCTCTCGGTTGGAAG TATTCTTGGAATGTTACTGATCCTTGCTGGGCTGTATCTTTTCCTCTGGGGGAAGAGGAAAGAAGTGGTGCCTGAGACCACAGAAAAACCCAAGGAGGAGGTGCAATTTCAGACCGGTGATAGAACCAGCGAACTACCATCCaacgtatga
- the LOC107275399 gene encoding uncharacterized protein has protein sequence MSVGCHQSPYCGGGRGWLSPRCRTSGGFREYDTGRGRASLTDDVLAAIFTRLPNAADVVRCAATCRRWASVVAKEADALSRALPPLPGLALGLFHQDRQDTAGAATTNTRKRKRRSTGLECSAPPCFVPTASGARLLGFNLPSTTALRSGGQHGHGVLDLSHSRPIASRNGRLVLELQSEGHVDRSLRLCVCNPMMGDVAVLPTLLGNDRPKIYACTLLTGADLDLDRPRHASSDFFRVLIIYNRDRFTAFRSYSSDTCSWSMETKKTSGPKLTNWDLGKLGQGIVLHGVAYWPLKRTALAVRFDTPAPAQVRMPPDGVPNPLQQLRLLSVTPDGKLCLLDAGNGAGYASFVRTVFEASTGEWVRECSVTSTRLKVKSAADINLRWFCENSGILLFTLGRGSSNPGTFAMSLATKEVEKLHDSVDCSSWRNFVGYEMDGVTYLKSIA, from the coding sequence ATGAGCGTCGGGTGTCATCAGTCGCCGTACTGTGGAGGCGGCAGGGGCTGGCTGTCACCGCGGTGCCGGACTAGCGGGGGCTTCAGGGAGTACGACACAGGTCGGGGTAGGGCGTCCCTCACGGATGACGTGCTCGCTGCAATCTTCACACGGCTCCCCAACGCGGCCGATGTAGTCCGATGCGCCGCCACATGCAGGCGCTGGGCCAGCGTGGTGGCCAAGGAGGCCGACGCTCTGTCACGAGCCCTTCCGCCTCTCCCTGGCCTGGCCCTCGGCCTCTTCCACCAGGATCGACAGGACACGGCCGGCGCCGCGACGACGAACACGCGCAAGCGGAAACGCCGCTCCACCGGCTTGGAGtgctcggcgccgccgtgctTCGTCCCGACGGCGTCCGGCGCTCGGCTGCTCGGCTTCAACCTCCCCTCCACCACTGCGCTGCGATCCGGTGGCCAGCATGGGCATGGCGTCTTGGATCTCTCGCACTCTCGTCCAATCGCGTCACGCAACGGACGCCTCGTCCTCGAGCTCCAGAGTGAGGGCCACGTCGACAGAAGCCTCAGGCTGTGCGTCTGCAACCCCATGATGGGGGACGTGGCTGTGCTGCCTACTCTGCTCGGCAATGACAGGCCCAAGATCTACGCATGCACATTGCTCACCGGTGCCGACCTCGACCTCGACCGACCCCGGCATGCATCCTCTGACTTCTTCCGCGTGCTCATCATCTACAACCGCGACAGGTTCACCGCGTTCCGTTCCTACTCATCAGACACCTGCAGCTGGAGCATGGAGACCAAGAAAACGTCAGGCCCCAAGCTCACGAACTGGGACCTTGGCAAGCTAGGCCAGGGCATCGTGCTCCACGGCGTCGCCTACTGGCCGCTGAAAAGAACGGCACTAGCAGTACGTTTTgacacgccggcgccggcgcaggtGCGCATGCCGCCGGACGGCGTTCCCAACCCGCTCCAGCAGCTCCGTCTGCTCAGCGTCACGCCCGATGGGAAGCTGTGCCTTCTGGACGCAGGGAATGGTGCAGGATATGCCAGTTTTGTGCGGACGGTTTTCGAGGCAAGCACCGGAGAATGGGTGAGGGAATGTTCCGTCACGTCGACACGGCTCAAGGTAAAATCTGCGGCCGACATCAACCTGCGTTGGTTCTGCGAGAATAGTGGCATCCTCTTGTTCACGCTCGGCAGAGGCAGCAGTAATCCTGGAACCTTTGCAATGAGCCTAGCAACAAAGGAAGTTGAGAAGTTACATGATAGTGTGGACTGCAGTTCATGGAGAAACTTCGTGGGATATGAGATGGATGGGGTAACTTACCTCAAGTCCATAGCATGA
- the LOC4348252 gene encoding WAT1-related protein At1g44800 isoform X2, with amino-acid sequence MMTSSSLKEWLPAIFMVMLQIFTAGSLMLVKVVVDSGLFVCTLLTYRYLLGAVLVVPFAVSFEKFTVPGLYYIGLGDTSPGYAINFYNIVPIAAFILAVLFRKEPLNMRSIVGIIKVVGALVCVGGTIIISLYKGKVLHLWPTNIIGYHPSKAATAFGHHHIRGTILLAISCLSLAVWYTVQAQMLKVFPYKYWSTVATCFVGCIQMAIIGVAMNREKATWKLKWNMSLLTIIYSAILNTAAKFVMISWVVTQRGPTYPSMFCAVSVLFTTILDSLLLGHDLSVGSILGMLLILAGLYLFLWGKRKEVVPETTEKPKEEVQFQTGDRTSELPSNV; translated from the exons ATGATGACATCCTCAAGCTTGAAGGAATGGCTGCCGGCTATCTTCATGGTGATGCTCCAGATCTTCACCGCCGGGAGTCTGATGCTCGTCAAGGTGGTGGTGGATAGCGGGTTGTTTGTATGCACCTTACTGACCTACCGCTACTTGCTTGGCGCCGTCTTGGTCGTCCCCTTTGCAGTGTCATTCGAGAA ATTCACTGTTCCTGGTCTTTACTACATAGGCCTGGGAGATACATCACCAGGATATGCAATTAACTTCTACAACATCGTCCCAATCGCAGCGTTTATCCTGGCTGTTCTTttcag AAAGGAACCACTGAACATGAGAAGCATAGTGGGAATCATCAAGGTGGTTGGGGCCTTAGTTTGTGTTGGAGGCACAATAATAATCAGCCTTTACAAAGGGAAAGTGCTTCATCTGTGGCCTACCAACATTATTGGCTACCACCCAAGCAAGGCAGCAACTGCATTTGGGCACCACCACATCCGTGGAACCATCTTGCTCGCCATAAGCTGTTTAAGCCTTGCAGTCTGGTACACTGTGCAG GCTCAGATGCTGAAAGTATTCCCATACAAGTATTGGTCCACAGTTGCTACATGCTTCGTTGGGTGTATCCAGATGGCCATTATAGGGGTCGCGATGAACAGAGAAAAGGCGACATGGAAACTGAAATGGAACATGAGCTTGCTCACCATCATCTACTCT GCGATACTGAACACAGCTGCCAAGTTCGTGATGATTTCATGGGTTGTCACGCAGCGAGGACCAACCTACCCATCGATGTTTTGTGCTGTTTCAGTGTTGTTCACGACGATTCTTGACTCGTTGCTTCTAGGCCATGACCTCTCGGTTGGAAG TATTCTTGGAATGTTACTGATCCTTGCTGGGCTGTATCTTTTCCTCTGGGGGAAGAGGAAAGAAGTGGTGCCTGAGACCACAGAAAAACCCAAGGAGGAGGTGCAATTTCAGACCGGTGATAGAACCAGCGAACTACCATCCaacgtatga